The segment TATATAACTTGATTCAACAGCTCTAAAATTACCATGTAGTAATCCAAGTTCTTCACCAATAGCTACAGCAGTGTTTATATTATCTCCAGTAAGCATTTTGGTTGTAACTCCAGCTTCTTTTGCAATCTTAACTGCATTTGAAACTTCTGGTCTTAATGGATCTTTTATTCCTACAAATCCTGTGAAAACAAGATCATTTTCAAGTACTCCAGCTTCTGTTGACATTGCAACTTCGGCTTCTACATTTCTATAAGAAAATCCAAGTACACGCATAGATTTTCTTTGTAGGGATTCTATGGCTTGTAAAATTTCTTTTCTTCTTTCATTGGTTAACTTAATTATGGTATTATCTATATTTTCATAATTACATAAATCTAAAATAACTTCTGGCGCACCCTTAGTTAAAACTGTATAATTTGTTTCTTCGTTTATTATAGTAGACATTCTTTTACGTTTAGATGTAAAAGGAATTTGGTGCATTATATCAGTGGATTCTCTTTCTTTTATATAGTCATAAGAGTCATTATATAAAAGTAGGGCACATTCAGTTGCGCTTCCTAAGTATTTAACTTCACCATCAGTTTTTTCAATATCAGCAGTAGAGTTAACTAAACAATTATCTATAAAATAGTTACTATTTTTACTTAATTCATTTCTATCAATAAATTTACCATTAACATAAACTTTCTCAACAGTCATTCTGTTTTGAGTTAATGTACCAGTTTTATCTGAACAAATAACACTAACAGAACCAATAGTTTCACATGCTTCTTTTTTAGTAACAAGGGCATTTATTTTAGCCATTTTTTGCATAGTTATTGCAAGTGTCATATTTATCATAGTTGGTAGACCTTCAGGAACAGCTGCAACAATTAGGGCTACACAAACTACAAAAGCTGTTTTTATAGGTTCAATAGAATCAAGAAAAGATAAAAATCCTGAAGTATCAATATGTAAATTATGGGCTAATATCATTTTTCCGAGCATTATTATAAACAAAATACCTGCAATAGCACTAGAAGCTTTAGAAATTTTTGAACCTAAATCTCCAAGTTTAACCTGAAGTGGTGTTTCAAGATCACCTTCCTCAAGGTTTTTGGCTATTTTACCCATTTCTGAAGAATCACCTGTAGAAGTAACCACAAGTTTTCCTCTACCATAAGCAACAAGAGTTCCACCGAATACCATATTAATTTGTTTTGCTGGTATTGGATCTTGAACAGTAGTTTTACCTTTACTCTCTATAGTTTCCATACTAACGGTGATGTCAGATTTTTTAGTTACATCTTCAGATTCACCAGTAAGCATGTCTTCTCGAACCTTTAAGTCTATGCTTTCTATAAGTCTTCCATCTGATGGAATCATATCACCCATTTCAACAAATACTATGTCGCCAGGAACTAATGCATCTTTACTTATTTGAAGAATTTTACCATCGCGCATGACTTTTACTTCTATATTTTCTGTCATTTTTGAAAGTGCATCAGCAGCTTTTTGAGATTTACCTTCAGTAATAATACCTATGGCAATACCGATAGCTACAGCACAAACAAT is part of the Clostridium botulinum genome and harbors:
- a CDS encoding calcium-translocating P-type ATPase, PMCA-type, producing the protein MKYFKEEISKVLEDLNVNSDTGLSTSEAKLRLEKYGPNEFSKQEKGSIWEDIKDALTEPMMIILLIAALVSALIGEVHDAIGIVCAVAIGIAIGIITEGKSQKAADALSKMTENIEVKVMRDGKILQISKDALVPGDIVFVEMGDMIPSDGRLIESIDLKVREDMLTGESEDVTKKSDITVSMETIESKGKTTVQDPIPAKQINMVFGGTLVAYGRGKLVVTSTGDSSEMGKIAKNLEEGDLETPLQVKLGDLGSKISKASSAIAGILFIIMLGKMILAHNLHIDTSGFLSFLDSIEPIKTAFVVCVALIVAAVPEGLPTMINMTLAITMQKMAKINALVTKKEACETIGSVSVICSDKTGTLTQNRMTVEKVYVNGKFIDRNELSKNSNYFIDNCLVNSTADIEKTDGEVKYLGSATECALLLYNDSYDYIKERESTDIMHQIPFTSKRKRMSTIINEETNYTVLTKGAPEVILDLCNYENIDNTIIKLTNERRKEILQAIESLQRKSMRVLGFSYRNVEAEVAMSTEAGVLENDLVFTGFVGIKDPLRPEVSNAVKIAKEAGVTTKMLTGDNINTAVAIGEELGLLHGNFRAVESSYIDTLSDEELREEIKTIAIVARSKPDTKMRIVQALQNNNEVVAVTGDGINDAPALTKADVGIAMGIAGTEVSKNAADIILTDDSFGTIVKGIKWGRGIYENFQRFIQFQITVNIVAFLIAILSVIFDFEMPFTTIQLLWVNIIMDGPPALSLGLEPVRDIVLKRKPVNRNSSIITKPMVLSMLLNALYITAVIMIQMIFNPLGAEVPPVGFKGPNEMETVLFALFAFNALFNAFNCREFGTDSIFPYFKNNTIALQIIAVTAMVQILITELFAGFFNAVSLTPLMWIKVILASCVVIIINEVVKLILRICKKAS